One window of Kosakonia cowanii JCM 10956 = DSM 18146 genomic DNA carries:
- a CDS encoding histidine utilization repressor, with the protein MYSPRPRVAPATAPVPFYEKVKQAISEKIAAGIWRPHDRIPSEAELVAQFGFSRMTINRAVRALTDEGLLVRLQGVGTFVAEPKGQSALFEVRSIADEIADRHHQHRCEVLLLEARAADATQAAALNVAEGTRIFHSRMVHFENGTPVQIEERWVNADVVPEYLQQDYTQTTAHAYLSLIAPLTEGEHIVEAVHASAEECRLLQIQEHDPCLLIRRRTWSTSQIVSHASLLYPGSRYRLQGHFGS; encoded by the coding sequence ATGTATTCACCCCGCCCCCGGGTGGCTCCGGCCACCGCGCCCGTGCCCTTTTACGAGAAGGTCAAGCAGGCCATCAGCGAGAAGATCGCCGCCGGTATCTGGCGCCCGCACGATCGCATCCCCTCAGAAGCGGAGCTGGTAGCGCAGTTTGGTTTTAGCCGCATGACCATTAACCGCGCGGTGCGCGCGCTGACCGATGAGGGGTTACTGGTACGCTTGCAAGGCGTCGGCACCTTTGTTGCCGAGCCGAAAGGGCAATCGGCGCTGTTCGAGGTGCGCAGCATTGCCGATGAGATTGCCGACCGCCATCATCAGCACCGCTGTGAAGTGCTGCTGCTGGAGGCGCGCGCCGCCGACGCAACCCAGGCCGCGGCGTTAAACGTGGCGGAAGGGACACGCATTTTTCACTCGCGCATGGTGCATTTTGAGAATGGCACCCCGGTGCAGATTGAGGAGCGCTGGGTCAATGCCGACGTGGTGCCGGAGTATCTGCAACAGGATTACACGCAGACTACCGCTCATGCTTATCTGTCGCTGATTGCGCCGCTCACTGAAGGGGAGCACATTGTGGAAGCCGTGCATGCCTCGGCTGAAGAGTGCCGTTTGTTGCAGATCCAGGAGCACGATCCCTGCCTGTTGATCCGCCGCCGTACCTGGTCGACATCGCAGATTGTCTCCCACGCCAGCCTGCTTTACCCCGGCTCCCGCTACCGTTTACAGGGGCATTTCGGCTCCTGA
- the ypdK gene encoding membrane protein YpdK produces the protein MKYFFMGISVMVIVWAGTFALMI, from the coding sequence GTGAAATATTTCTTTATGGGCATATCGGTGATGGTTATCGTGTGGGCCGGTACATTCGCCCTGATGATCTAG
- the hutG gene encoding formimidoylglutamase translates to MNLWKPVAPACWQGRDDSGEAANALRLFQTVTQAATFAPEQHRGKTALLGFACDEGVKRNQGRAGAAKGPFALRTALANMASHGGHQHLVDLGNIVARPEALEQAQQALHDAVLACQQAQMRTLVFGGGHETAFGHGSAILDAFPHEQVAIINLDAHLDLRHAARASSGTPFRQLAQQCDTQQRGFHYTCFGASQAANTQALWDEATRRNVTVVEDLALLNAFETEALPEIKRIIEQHDRIYLTIDLDVLPAWEMAAVSAPAALGVPMHLLLRIIEPLCRSGKVQAVDLVEFNPAFDHAGQGAKAAARLAWQILHWWQ, encoded by the coding sequence ATGAATCTATGGAAGCCGGTAGCGCCTGCGTGCTGGCAGGGCAGGGATGACAGCGGCGAAGCGGCAAATGCCCTGCGCCTGTTTCAGACCGTCACTCAGGCGGCGACATTTGCGCCCGAGCAGCATCGCGGCAAGACGGCGCTGCTCGGCTTTGCCTGTGATGAGGGGGTGAAGCGCAATCAGGGGCGCGCGGGGGCCGCGAAGGGGCCGTTTGCCCTGCGTACAGCACTGGCTAATATGGCCAGCCACGGCGGGCATCAACATCTTGTTGATTTGGGTAATATTGTCGCCCGGCCGGAGGCGCTGGAGCAGGCGCAGCAGGCGCTGCATGATGCGGTGCTCGCCTGCCAGCAGGCGCAGATGCGCACGCTGGTGTTTGGCGGCGGGCATGAAACGGCCTTTGGCCACGGCTCGGCAATCCTTGATGCTTTCCCCCATGAGCAGGTTGCGATTATCAATCTTGATGCGCACCTTGATTTACGCCACGCGGCGCGCGCCAGCTCCGGCACGCCGTTTCGCCAGCTGGCCCAGCAGTGCGACACTCAGCAGCGCGGCTTTCACTACACCTGTTTCGGTGCCAGCCAGGCGGCCAATACCCAGGCGCTGTGGGATGAAGCGACGCGCCGCAACGTGACGGTAGTTGAGGATCTGGCGCTGTTAAACGCCTTCGAAACTGAAGCGCTACCGGAAATTAAACGCATCATTGAGCAGCACGACAGGATCTATCTGACCATCGATCTCGACGTGCTGCCCGCCTGGGAGATGGCCGCCGTCTCTGCGCCAGCGGCGCTGGGTGTGCCGATGCACCTGCTGCTGCGCATTATCGAACCGCTGTGTCGCAGCGGCAAAGTGCAGGCGGTGGATTTAGTGGAGTTTAATCCGGCGTTTGATCACGCAGGGCAGGGCGCGAAAGCCGCTGCCCGGCTGGCCTGGCAAATCCTGCACTGGTGGCAGTGA
- the hutU gene encoding urocanate hydratase yields MTAKSWLTEAPLRMLMNNLDPEVAENPQALVVYGGIGRAARNWECYDAIVQALTNLENDETLLVQSGKPVGVFKTHENAPRVLIANSNLVPHWATWEHFNELDAKGLAMYGQMTAGSWIYIGSQGIIQGTYETFVEAGRQHYGGDLTGRWVLTAGLGGMGGAQPLAATLAGACSLVIECQQSRIDFRLRTRYIDEQASSLDDALARIKRYTAEGRAVSVALCANAAEVLPQLVQRGVRPDMVTDQTSAHDPLHGYLPKGWTWEEYQRKAESDPQQTVQAAKESMAEHVNAMLAFQQMGVPTFDYGNNIRQMAKEMGVTNAFDFPGFVPAYIRPLFCRGIGPFRWVALSGDAEDIYKTDAKVKAMIDDPHLHRWLDMARERISFQGLPARICWVGLEWRQKLGLAFNEMVRSGEVSAPIVIGRDHLDSGSVASPNRETEAMRDGSDAVSDWPLLNALLNTASGATWVSLHHGGGVGMGFSQHAGMVIVCDGSDEAAARIARVLHNDPATGVMRHADAGYESAIECAVEQGLNLPMVAATQGKRS; encoded by the coding sequence CTGACGGCCAAAAGCTGGCTGACCGAAGCGCCGCTGCGCATGTTAATGAACAACCTCGACCCGGAGGTGGCGGAAAACCCGCAGGCGCTGGTGGTGTATGGCGGTATCGGGCGCGCGGCGCGTAACTGGGAGTGCTACGACGCTATCGTTCAGGCGCTGACGAATCTGGAGAACGATGAAACGCTGCTGGTGCAGTCCGGCAAGCCGGTCGGCGTGTTTAAAACCCATGAAAATGCACCGCGCGTACTGATTGCCAACTCTAACCTCGTGCCGCACTGGGCGACGTGGGAGCACTTTAACGAGCTGGATGCGAAAGGGCTGGCGATGTATGGCCAGATGACCGCCGGAAGCTGGATCTATATCGGCAGCCAGGGGATCATCCAGGGCACCTATGAAACCTTTGTTGAAGCCGGGCGTCAGCACTACGGCGGTGATTTAACCGGGCGCTGGGTGTTAACCGCCGGGCTGGGCGGCATGGGCGGCGCACAGCCGCTGGCAGCGACGCTGGCCGGTGCCTGTTCGCTGGTGATTGAGTGCCAGCAGAGCCGCATCGATTTCCGCCTGCGCACCCGCTATATCGACGAGCAGGCCAGCTCCCTCGACGACGCGCTGGCGAGAATCAAACGCTACACCGCTGAGGGCAGGGCGGTTTCCGTGGCGCTCTGCGCCAACGCCGCCGAAGTGTTGCCCCAGCTGGTGCAGCGCGGCGTGCGCCCGGACATGGTCACCGATCAAACCAGCGCCCACGACCCGCTGCATGGCTACCTGCCAAAGGGCTGGACATGGGAAGAGTATCAACGCAAAGCCGAATCCGATCCGCAGCAGACCGTGCAGGCAGCAAAAGAGAGCATGGCGGAACACGTCAACGCGATGCTGGCGTTTCAGCAGATGGGCGTGCCGACTTTTGATTACGGCAACAACATTCGTCAGATGGCGAAAGAGATGGGCGTCACCAACGCCTTTGATTTCCCCGGTTTTGTCCCGGCGTATATTCGCCCACTCTTCTGCCGCGGCATTGGCCCGTTCCGCTGGGTGGCGCTCTCCGGCGATGCAGAAGATATCTACAAAACCGATGCCAAAGTGAAAGCGATGATTGACGATCCGCACCTGCACCGCTGGCTCGATATGGCGCGCGAGCGCATCAGCTTCCAGGGCTTACCGGCGCGCATCTGCTGGGTGGGGCTGGAGTGGCGACAAAAACTGGGGCTGGCGTTTAACGAAATGGTGCGCAGCGGCGAAGTTTCAGCGCCGATTGTGATTGGCCGTGACCACCTCGACTCCGGCTCGGTTGCCAGCCCGAACCGCGAAACGGAAGCGATGCGCGACGGCTCCGATGCCGTCTCCGACTGGCCACTGCTCAACGCGCTGCTTAACACCGCCAGCGGAGCCACCTGGGTTTCGCTGCACCACGGTGGCGGCGTCGGCATGGGCTTTTCACAGCATGCGGGGATGGTGATTGTCTGCGACGGCAGCGATGAAGCGGCGGCGCGGATTGCCCGCGTACTGCATAACGATCCGGCCACCGGCGTAATGCGCCACGCCGATGCCGGGTATGAGAGCGCCATTGAGTGCGCGGTTGAACAGGGGCTTAACTTACCGATGGTGGCCGCCACCCAGGGGAAACGTTCATGA
- the hutI gene encoding imidazolonepropionase, which produces MIELTSDDRLWRNATLTTMDPTRAEPYGLLERHAIVVRNGQIRAIVPESELPAHVPQSTDLQGRLVTPGLIDCHTHLVFAGNRAQEWEQRLNGVSYQQISAEGGGISSTVRATRECPEGQLLELAQSRLARLMREGVTTIEIKSGYGLDVASEEKMLRVAGKLAQNNAVEVSRTLLAAHAAPPEYKTDPQAYIDLVCNTILPTLADKGLFDAVDAFCENVGFTPSQTEQVFRAAQALGIPVKGHVEQLSSLGGAELVSRFKGLSADHIEYLSESGVMAMRASGTVAVLLPGAFYFLNETQKPPVALLRQQGVPMAVATDFNPGTSPFASLHLAMNMACVKFGLTPEEAWAGVTRHAAQALGRKQTHGQLAAGFVADFVVWDANHPVEMIYEPGRNPLYQRIFRGEVTA; this is translated from the coding sequence ATGATTGAGCTGACCTCTGACGATCGTCTGTGGCGTAACGCAACGCTTACGACCATGGATCCCACGCGAGCAGAACCCTATGGCCTGCTTGAGCGCCATGCCATCGTGGTGCGCAACGGGCAGATCCGCGCAATCGTGCCGGAGAGTGAACTGCCCGCGCATGTGCCGCAGAGCACCGATCTGCAGGGCCGTCTGGTGACGCCCGGTTTAATCGACTGTCATACCCACCTTGTTTTTGCCGGTAACCGCGCCCAGGAGTGGGAGCAGCGGTTAAACGGTGTCTCGTACCAGCAAATCAGCGCCGAAGGCGGCGGGATTAGCTCAACCGTGCGGGCGACGCGGGAGTGTCCCGAAGGCCAGCTGCTGGAACTGGCGCAGTCGCGGCTTGCACGGCTGATGCGCGAAGGCGTCACCACGATTGAGATCAAATCGGGTTACGGGCTGGATGTCGCCAGCGAAGAGAAGATGCTGCGCGTCGCCGGTAAGCTTGCGCAAAACAACGCGGTGGAAGTGAGCCGCACGCTGCTCGCCGCGCACGCCGCGCCGCCGGAGTATAAAACGGACCCGCAGGCCTACATTGATCTGGTCTGCAACACCATTTTGCCTACCCTTGCGGACAAAGGTCTGTTTGACGCGGTAGATGCGTTTTGTGAAAACGTCGGTTTTACTCCGTCGCAAACCGAGCAGGTGTTTCGCGCCGCGCAGGCGCTCGGCATTCCGGTGAAAGGCCATGTTGAGCAGCTCTCCTCGTTGGGCGGCGCGGAGCTGGTCAGCCGCTTTAAGGGCTTATCCGCCGATCATATTGAGTACCTGAGCGAATCGGGCGTGATGGCGATGCGCGCCAGCGGCACCGTTGCTGTTCTGCTGCCCGGTGCCTTCTATTTTCTTAATGAAACGCAAAAACCGCCGGTCGCCCTGCTGCGCCAGCAGGGGGTGCCGATGGCGGTAGCAACGGATTTCAACCCTGGCACCAGCCCCTTTGCCAGCCTGCATCTGGCGATGAATATGGCCTGCGTGAAGTTTGGCCTGACGCCGGAAGAGGCCTGGGCGGGCGTCACGCGTCATGCTGCGCAGGCGCTAGGTCGTAAGCAAACCCATGGTCAGTTGGCCGCCGGGTTTGTCGCCGATTTTGTCGTCTGGGACGCTAATCATCCGGTGGAGATGATCTACGAGCCGGGACGTAATCCGCTTTATCAACGCATTTTCCGTGGCGAGGTCACTGCATGA